The Puntigrus tetrazona isolate hp1 chromosome 3, ASM1883169v1, whole genome shotgun sequence nucleotide sequence aacttctaatgttaaattctgaaaaacagaggtgctaataattggacctaaaaccccacatataataatctagaacacagcctatcacttgatggctgctctgttaattcttcattgtcagttaggaacctaggtgtgctgtttgaccgcaatctttcctttgaaaatcatgtttctagcatctgtaaaactgcgtttttccatcttaaaatatatctaaattacgacctatgctttcaacctctaatgcagaaatattaattcatgcgtttatgacctcaaggttagattattgcaatgctttattgggtggttgttctgcacgcttaataaacaaacttcagctagtccaaaacgcagcagccagagtccttactagaactaggaagtatgatcacattagcccggttctgtcaacactgcactggctcctatcaaacatcgaatagattttaaaatcctattaattacctataaagccctgaatggtttagctcctcaatacttgagcgagctcttatcacattatagtcctgcacgtccgcatgcgttctcaaaactctggccatttgataatacctagaatatcaaaatcaactgcgaggcggcagatcattttcctatctagcacctaaactctggaacaatctccctaactctgttcgggaagcagacacactctgccagtttaaatctagattaaagacacatctttttaacttagcctacacataacacaccaacacaccttttattattcaaatccgttaaaggatttttaggctgcattacttagatttgctggaaccgggaacactactcctaaatacgatgtacttgtgacatcgtaaaagaatggcatctacgctaatattagtcctgtttctttctcaatctgttttcacagtttgtatccagactagatggtggatcagcacccagagattatgttcatcagagaccagaacacctagatgcgccctgtggaccaatcaccagatcctgatgcacacacgcattacgaacacactaagtcatttacactacctgacacagctgcgtttaaaattgaactggaggttaagtgctgggcgtccggtcagaggagaactgaccccaactgagtctggtttctcccaaggtttttttctccattctatatgcatggggttttgtttccttgccgctgtcgcctctggcttgcttggttggggacacttaacttctagtgactatcgttgaattgactacagagaccgtctctgcatttaataagaaattggtcactctcattcactatatatccctgtcattatactgtacagtgctttgatgcaacctgtgttgttaaaagcgctatataaataaaaatgattgattgattgattgattcatcaATGACTATTCAGTTCATTGACCACGACACTCACTCCAACCAGCCCACCATCTCCCGCTGCATGGAGACACAGCCCAAGGATACACGGTGATGGAGAGCCGCAGTTCCCTGCGACTGAGGAGCCATTACCTTATGGAGCAACAGAGCAGAAAGTCGCCTCGGAACCCAAGCCTATGACGTCACAACAGGTGCTTGAGGTGGCAACAGAGCATGCCACGGTGGAGAGAGCCTGGCACATGGAGAGTGAGGAGTGGAGCTCCACCCACTGCACCAAGGCTGAGAGTGAGATTTTTATACATCTGGGGCTTCTAGATCTAGAGGAGCTAAATCAAATCACTGGCATATTGATTTGGAGTGCGACCTGGCCCTTCTGTCCAGCAGCCCGGAGTCCCCGCTGGTCCTGTCCAGCCCAGATAAGGTTCCAGATTCTCCAGTGACCGCACATAGGCCCTCCGGATCCTCAGTGTCTCCCTGGCTCTTCAGCTCTCTGTTTCTGCTTCGGGCTCTTCCGCCGCTGCCATCAGTCGGTCATCTGGAGTTGGGCCATTCCTCTCCATGGCTTCTCTCTCTATTGGACTCAGTTTGTTTTCTGACCCATTGGGGTTCATCCTCCACCTAAACCTCCTCCCAACTGCCCCTCcccatgtttctgtttttaggtGCAAGGACGCTCCTTTCCAGGAGGGGACACAGCTCTACCCTGGAGCACTACTGACTACTGAATAAGCTAAGCACTTTCAGGTTTTAAATATTAGCTGGCTCATTTGATTACAgaaggaatatatatattggatatatatatatatattgtttacttTGAGTGcctaaacaacacattttaattacaataaatgtatgcataaattCCATCACATGAGTGATTTCACGTAGAGCAGTATGTGCTACAGCATTTGCTTAACCTACCTTACATAACATGCATGAAATGCTTTGTAGTTGTATGAGACCAGCTCTTTGTGTCAGAGAAATAGCTCTTGCGTATGATGTCTGCTTTGCAGGAATTTCACATGCATCACATTTGCACATTTGAGGCCGATAGTAGTGAAGTACATTTTTGAGTATCTGTACTTTACTTGAGTTAATTTTGTTCTGGAAACTTATGACTTCAACTTcactacatttaaaacactaatatcGTACATTTTACTCCACTAAATTTCTGCCAAGGTAGAATGGAcagtgtgtgatttttttttcttctctaattGTGGTGTTTTTACAGGTAATAGACAGTAATAGCTCTTGAAGGGTCACGTGAACAGTCATTTTCAGACCATTCTTTTTGAATCCTCCTGTCAAAGATGACAACTGAtgacaaaatggaaaaagacgTCTCAGTTTTTGCACAGTTTTGCACAGTTTTTGCATCCATGGCCATCCTTAGAAAGTATTGTGTGTATTCAGTTGGCTGCTTCAGAGTCATAAGGTATTGCAAGTATAACATACAACAATGcaacaataatttaaattaaaattaaattaatttcaattaaatactAAGGGTGACTTTCCAAACACACTAGAAAGTACTAGTTCAAGATGTTTAATATAACAGCAATGCAAATCACGTTTATTCAGTGTAAGTTTGTCCTGCGTCGATGTATATGTGTGGTTGCTGTCAGCCTGAGTTTTCCCTTCTGTGGattaataaagacaattaaatcGTCATGTGCTCCTTCCCTTATGACACCGTGACAGTACCAGTGTGGGTGTTGCAAGAAATCAGAGGCAGAAGAATCCATGTGCAGTGTTTTATTGAAACAGACAAAGTCAAACAGGCAATGGTCAGAGATCGATGACAGGGGTATCAGAGGCAAACCAGAAGCATAAACAATACCGGCTAATGTTAggggcaggcagcaaacaatcagagttCCAGATGCCCGAATCACAAGGGGAGGCGACAGAGAATCAAACTGAGAGAAACAGTCCTGAATCATACACAACAGTGTAAGCTTCCCCctttttcctgcagaacggaatccagaggccctggtcgaaggtcaatgcgtgttcggtcttttctttacgtctcattaaaaatcactgatatttattaatcttttgcatttctaattgtagtactgaccttatacataattttatctgactccaatctttcgtgattttagttatatttatttaaatgtaactcctgatccctctagttgtgattaaatttggatcattaattaactacaatatttcctagtttagacttatcgttcgttaggagtctgggtcgctcagagaccttgtttggccagaacagactcacaacacatctgggctagtccaggtcttagtcagaggctaagACTCAAAtatcctcgatagactcaaaaagagtcattttccctaagtaatagcatgctaagccagtttggtggccagaagtcaagatctcaaaaacgtgtcCCTGGCTCCATCCactgatcgttgatctgactcaccctcaaacctcagaagtcactaacctactagaaaagttatttcagacaacaTTATAAGCTAACCAAGATTAaggtttattttgccaggcaagaataggttCCAAATTGGTCAAAttagacatttgcacaactgattaACAGGGGAActgaaaataacacaaaacaaaataaaacaaacttaaaaggtcattatacctggtctttagaaaagtacatagtgtggcGTGTGGGGACACACAcgacactacgggccgatctggctataAAATcatcttgttgtgttttgtcactttccttatatactcagaccagacaaagagatcccaaatgtagttgtataaaccttttggtgtttaggttcccgtgctccagtgtcacacctggctggaacacgtgcagagacccaaaaggaggacacacctccttctcaacagaacacagttctatcaAGTTCtcaatcttctccataatataagtgatttctgtaaaattgagaccaatttaccaatcgcactgagaccattcaaatgagaccaaacatgagagtgaagaacaatacgttcataagacacatgacatataatgtcTTATTCCTTaagaactttaaaccaagtcttctGGCCAGAAGGAGCTGCTCTCGGAGCTGTTAAAGGAGTAATCATTGGTTGGAAAGGTGCTGAAAAAGCTGATTGAGTATAATACAATGGAAAAAGCCTTCAAAAGTTAACAATGAGAATACAAAATTTATGCTTGAGAGGGTACAAGAATTGGCTAAAATCCAAGCCACAGCTGTCAGCAGCAGCAAGAGCAACAGCATTTGACGCAGCGGTAGCAGGATTTGAGGCAGCGGCAACAGCATTTGAGGCAGCTGCAGCAGGTGCAGCAGCAACTTTTGAGGCAGCTGCAGAATGAAGAACAGCTGCAGCAGTCGGTGCAACAGGAAGAGCATCTGCAGCAGTTGGGGCAGCGACAGCAGTTAGGGCAGCAAGAGGAGCATGTGCTGCAGCAGGAGCAACAGGGGGAGCAGCTACAGCAGTTGGTGCAGGAGGAGCATTTGTAGCAGTTGAGGCCGCTACAGCTGTTAGGGCAGCAAGGGGAGCATGTGCAGCAGTTGGGGCAGCTACAGCAGTTAGGACAGCAAGAGGAGCATTTGCAGCAGTTGGAGCAGCTACAGCAGTTAGGACAGCAAGAGGAGCATTTGCAGCAGTTGAGGCAGCAGGAGCAACAGCTGGAGATGCTGCAACAGCAGCAGGTCCTGCGATTCTTCGAGGCCTTCTTGGAGTTGTTACTCTTGTGTGAACCATCAGAGGAGGAGTCACTGGATGGAAAGATTCAGAAGAAGCTGATTCAGTGGACAATGCAATAAGAAAGGTGCAGAATTTAACAATGAGGATCCAAAAAAATGAACTTAACACTGCTTGTTGTCTTATAGGGGCCACTCTAgtgttaaaaactgtttatatttttagataattaaGTCATTCATCAAATGATGATTAGTAATGAAACCTGCTGTGAACAAATAGCATTACtgaagaaaatataaacaagaGAAACACAAGAACTACAACTCACTTCCAGGTGATAAAATCAGCTGAAGATAAAAGAAGACATTAAATCACTTGAGATCTAAGCAGGTGAGTCCAAAACAAGCAGCATTGCTAGTTTCACTTATCACTAACCAAGGGTGTGTTTCCCAGAAGCATGCTAACTATGGTTGTCTTGGTAATGCTGGTAATGAGGGAAATTGTGTAACTCAACAGCTAAACAAATGCTGATATTGAAAACCAAGGGTCAATATCCGAACTAGCACTGATCACAATAATGGTGAATTTCCATTTGTGACTTCTTTCAGTGACTTTCAGTACTTATTAAATTCAGATATCTTCAATAATTGTCAATTATCACTCATTAACTTAACGCTGTTTCAGTGTCAATTTTAACACTCTTGAGTGCAGAGCCAAACTCCAAGGAGAGTTcatttaaagttcatttaaaacaaagctTACAGTGTAACTGTGTAAAATATCTGTTGAAATAACTgtcaaatataaagaaaaattactGGCGTATTtggtaaacatttaataaaacaggcTTCTGCAGTCGTGAATAATGTAGTAGCACAAGTAAAGTCATGTTGAGGTGTGGTCTTTAAGATCATTTTTACAGACAGAGTAACTTACAGGATTTCCCTGAGTGGCACCACCTGTTTATCCACCACCTGTTCTTCTTTCACAGGGTCTTTAACAGCACTATGAAAAGATTTAAGACAGATTAAATATATGAGACATTCAGAAGTtagaaaacaacataaaaatgaaagttgAAGACACACCAATTGTCTTGAGGTTGCTCATGGATGTCTGGAAGTACCTGTTGCTGAAGTTCAGACCCGTCCATCTTATAATGAAGCATGGgaaagagggagagaagaaGGGGTTGGTGTATGTAATTGGTGATGTTATTCAGTCACACTGATGCAGGGCCATTGGCTATTTGGGCTATTTACTCTTGATTTTCTCTGAGACATTACATGTCCCAGATTTAAGTCCAGGTGTCCTGCAAAGAGAGTATCCAGGGCTTCGAAAAATGTGTGGAAGTTTCACCATAACCACTCCATCTCCTTAAAAATGGCCGACGTTAACTATATCGGGTTGCTGATTGGAGCACTTATGCATTTTCCAGATGAGAGTGAAAAGAACTTGGCGCCCAGTCATTTATGATTGGAAAAATAAATCGCTTAAAATAGATCACTTAAAATATGGAAAGGGTCtacgtttatttttgtatacGCACCACATAATCGAAACATTACGctgttgtaaaataaagaaaacaaactttcAGTCATCTCAGTCTCCAATCAAGATGCTTGTATAGATCGTTTGTACAAATCCTGAAATATGACCCATCTGTCACGGTTTCAGTCCATGGACTTCACTTCCCATCAGCCACTgcactgatgacacacacacctgactcATCACACACTCACCTGCACTCAGTCACACTCACGCCATACCCAGACTCTGTTCAGCGTGGAGTATTGTTTAGCGTGTACAGAGCCTAGCCTGTGCTACTCTAGTCTTGTTTTGTATCTCGTTTGTTCCCCTGTTTGTTTGCCTTTTATTCGCTTGTTTCATGGAGAGGAATAACCTTTATATTTATGCCTCAGAAGAAGAACCCGATgctacaatataaaattaacacaatataatataaatgtttgcacGATAGTACAAGTAATGTCTAAGAATGTTTAGAAAAGTCTTTACTGTGAAATACTTTGATATCTTCTCGAACGCAGATGTTTATAATACGCTTAACAAAAGAGTCCCGCTGGTTTTGAAATATCAAGTAAAGTTTTTTTGGGACTGGCAGCGAGGCAGTGACTGGAGGGAGTGACCTcaattcacatatttttttgtcatttatatattttgattatacTATGTTGTTAATAtgttattatacaaataatactcACATCCTTTCTCTCAGGTATGAGTCGCTAAATGTTTATGGTCATTGTCACTCTTCGCATATGGCTTTCTTAACAAAAGTTAAATCAAtgtattgttttctgaaaacaagtGAACAGGACGCTTTTCACACCCTAGTCCATTTACTTTTAACGTTACGTTTTCTCTAGTGCTTTTAACAGCACATTTGCTGTGTATGTtgattttagttcattttgtaATCATCATTGTTTAGTAACCCAGTTCAATATTTGGTCCCACTTCATATTAGGTGAtcttaactactgtgtacttacTGTACTGCGTTCATATTGtactaaaaaacacttttgctaaTATTGATGTGGGATGCGGGTAAGGTTAGGGGCAGGTTTGgtggtttaagggtgggttaaggtgtaaggaatgggtcaacagtgtaattttaaatgcagttacaGAAATTGATCACGGTGTAATtacttactttttaaaatattggtacaatgtaaaaacatgcacgCACGCAATAAGTGCAATGttccaaatgattaatttcaaGCGCATGTTAATTagggccacctaatataaagtgagacccaataattcttatttttgattaatgtttggtgaaattattttttgttgttgattacatcagcccacacacacacacacacacacacatcaccgttATCGGTTGTATTTGGTTCACCTACAGCTGATGGAGGAGGGTGTGGGCCCCGGCCCCGGCCCCGTGGCTGGAGAGTTATCGCGGAAAGAGGGGGAGCGGAAACTGGGCCCCCAATCTTTCCAGGTTGTGGGGCCCGGCATTTTTTGGTTAATATCTGAGGGCTTGCGGCTACAGAGGGCGAGGGTTTGGTTCCAGCGGGCACCACTTCCCTCATTTGCGGGTTCATAAGAGCGGATGCTGGAGAGAAGGATAGAGAATTAACGGTTTGCCATGAATGTGCTCCTTAAAAGcaatctttaataataataaactcttatcatcattattttgaGTATAGTGCACTGTTAGAAGCCATTGTTTCTCTCCTATTGAATACTGAAATGCAGTGCGGTATTTGAGTTGCAGTTAGTTACTGGACTTGATCTTTATGGCTATCTTGATACCTCAGGGTCTGAGGTGACTAGGAAATGCACATACTTCGATCTGGATTCAATCCTTTAGAAGACACCAAAGCTTCAGAGGACCTCAGATGATGCCTGAACCagccaacaaaaaaacataccgATGAAGAGTCAGTCGTGCGAAAGGTACATCAGCAAAGAAATGCAGCTGAAATTACgtcattttttatgtaaagcgtaaggcattttttttaaaatggtcagAAATGTTTAGCATAACAATAAAGTCTCGGACTCCACTCTGAAGAAGGTGAACGTAAAAGTTGCTGGAGCTTTCGTGCTGCTTTATCAGCATCTTCTCACACGAGACAAATCTACTTAAGCATTTGgcctgtttttattcattttcttgctATACATGACCCACACATACTGAAAGGAGAAGCTTGAAGAAGTTGCTTTTGAAACTCAGCATtagaaaaaagctatttttattgaTGACTAACGATTACCGTTTTCTGACATGCGgtaacaatgtatttatttattttaaggtgtccttgttgcaTAACGTTACATGTACAATAAATTATccataattgcatgcaagtaaccATATTTTAAACCGTAAAATATTACgcatattacttaatattactTAAACGTGTAATTACATTGtgacaaggacaccttaaaaaatatgtaactgtaaatattatagatatttatatctgcaataattctaaattatttaaaataaatcaaaattattaattagtCCAAAATGATCTGATTTAGTGTACTTTACAAACGATCTAATATTCCATGGAACATGACGTGGGTgattaggagaaaaaaaatgctttttcgcCCCTAAATATACATCCCTGACACGTCCAGGACACGAACAGACCCTGGGAACGATACAGTGATCATGCCGTCGTAAAAAAAGTAGTACTTTTACTcacttctctctgtttgtccAAGAGAATCAGGACCGAAAGAAAGAGGTTGTTACGGCTGTACCCTTTTATACCCTTCCTGTTTTCCCAAAATCACCCTGTAATAGTGTTTCCAAAGACCTCCCTCAAAAATGggcattttctttaaaacaaacagcaaaaaaaagtcaGCTGAAGATTGAAAAGTAACAAAATCTCTGAGGATACCGGCTTTACTTTATTAAGCTGTTTGAATTCATTCTGTGCGGTGTCGATGACTGAGTTGTTTTCGTGAATGAACTAAATGCTGAATCaatcaaacatgttttattagaCGTTTCGTTTCATTAGTGGAACCTTTGTTTTGGGCCGGTGTCCCTTTAATTAATGAGTACTGATATAATGCATACTCTGCTTATGAGTATACTGAAGCTTATGtgtaactttaattttttatgttttttacttttttaaaaattttgagATAAACAGATCACAAAGAGAAACTAAACTCACAATGAAAACAACGGCAAAAAATAATGCGCTTGTGCACTCTcataaaaaaaggtacaaaagccgtCTCTGCGACGTTACACTTTGTACCTTTTAGCTTCAAATGAAGTACTGACACGTTCCTTTAAGGTAACAAATGATCCGATTAGGTACAAACATTTCTTCTTTGAAAAGGGTTTTGTACCTTTGTTTCTGAGAGCGTACTACGCCGGcacccagcatgcactgcagcatgTGTCAGATACAGCGGGCTGTAGAGCCACAATGATAAAAACCTCACCTATATAGCCCAAGTAGACTTAATAAAACTGCACGAATGGACTATTAGACAATGATAGCGTCATCTGATCAAGATTTCGTCTTTGCTGctgcaaaaatgaaacatgcagCGCTTCTGCACTGGAACGAGTTCCTAGAACCACTGAGGGAAGGAAGTTCAGAAATTAAAAACCTTAGCCTCAGAAATTAGAAACCGTTTTGTTACTAGGAACACCGTTTGGGGGAACTAAACTAGTTTTCTTGGAAACATCATGCCATGGTTCAGTCATTAACAACAGCTTTTTTGGGAAACACATCCCTGGTTCTGAAAGTCCGGTGCCTTTTTGGACATCATAAAATTTCTCCATGCACCTTGAAATATACATAATTGTTCTGAAGCAACGATTATTATTTCATACGACAAACTTTACTACTGCTTTCTCAGGCAAGACTAACCCATCTTAAAacatcagtgcctttgttttttctAAGGCGAGCATGTTTCATTTCATGTCAAAAAGCCATTTAAGACACACAGTAcatcaatattttctttttaatattcagttGATAATCCCAAAATGGTCTCAACTCACCAGTTTTTCCTTGAAATCACAAATGTATGTATCTTGGGACATCTTTTGTGCTCAAAAGAAACATAAAACGCTAAATAATAGCATAGTAAAGACCCTTTTCCAAAAGCATAAACATAAAGTAGCTCTTTAATTACTTACTGAGGGAAGCATTACTTAGTACTGAACgtttataaaagtgttaaatacttaaaaaatggTAAACATAGCTGTATTTATCACATATTCTCATTTtacttactttctttttttgttttggtaaaattatattttgattggTCAGCTGTTCGAAATAGTTCATATTTACTCTCCACGGTGTGATTTTTGGTCagtttggtctttttttaataaactgggGTGTATATGATGTGCTCAGTCCTCCCACAGAAAACGCATTTTCTTCAGCTGTCCGGTCACCTCTTCTTCAAGAAATAAAACGTGAAAAGAGAAACTGCTTGAACACACTTAAATGAAAGAGAGAAGCACTCCtggaagaaaagaagaggagaagtGTTCAGATGATACTAGACATTGTGAAAGAGACTGAATCTCTGAGAAGGAGAACTGTGTCTGGGATCTATCAAACAGAAAGTAAAAACTTTGACTTCGCAGAGTTTTTGAAGAAAGAGTCTGCATTGGAAGTGAATCGTGGAGGAACAGAAAACAGCTTCTCCTCGTGCTGGACAATGTTCAAGCAAATAAGTTTCACATTTTTCTCAGTGAATGCATGTCGACTGACATGAGATTTTCAGCAGATGTCAGCAACATAccaatgaaacaaaacagatcATTTCAGAAATGATGCTACGTGCAATAAAATGGATTGACAAAATTAAAAcgtattgcatttaatatgatGCATTGCTCAGGTCTGGTTCTGTGGGCCTCTCCTCTGATCTTCAGTTTTATATTTCCTATCGGATCCCAGAGGTTTCTTGGCCGtgttcatcttcatcatcctgGTACTGTAGCTGATGACGTTCATTTCCGAGATCGCTTTCAAACTACTCATAGATTTCCAATTTTTGGtgtctttgctttctttttgcaGCTTAACTTCTGAACatatctttttgttgttttcagggATTACCCGGTTGTTACTGACATAtgttgaaaacacacacagagagagaaatgacaaaactaaaaacaacaaaaacacttgaTGCATGTGAATTGGTCAAAAAGCAACAGCAAACAGCAGAGCTCTGCAGCCATCTACTGGTGAAAGTGATCGTGTTTCTTTCACAACTCTGGCACGTTGTCACGCTGAAAATGAGGAACGTCCTCTGAAACGATGAAGACTCTGCTTCTTCTGCCATCTGTCCTGTGTCCGAGTAAAAACACCAGCACgtcaaactgaaaacaaaggGTGTTCATTTAAACACAGCTCTTTAACATTTCATCTGTTAATAGTACTAGTGCATGCGTTAACTTTTAGCTTCTGATCAACTTGCTAACAATGAAACGCATAGCAAAGCCTAACAGAGTTTCCCACCATTTTGGGCTTTAGCTCAAGATGCTAACATCAAACGCTAGCTTATGGCACGTCTATAGATATACGATATATATCGTTGTTTGTTAAAAGTGATAAATGATAACTACTACTGTACTATAAAGGACAGGAGGGATACGTATGGCTTTTTTTGCTGTAAggtgtaggtttagggttacaaaaacaatatttaattgttcattaATTGACCAGAGCTAGCCACATCTCATGACATctgacttgtttttattgtttttattaaagaaatgacaAAGATTATATTTATGCACTCGTGCTGTTACTTAATAGagtaaacatacacaaaagATCAAAATTACGCAATTATATTATGATA carries:
- the LOC122333107 gene encoding keratin-associated protein 5-5-like — encoded protein: MREVVPAGTKPSPSVAASPQILTKKCRAPQPGKIGGPVSAPPLSAITLQPRGRGRGPHPPPSAMDGSELQQQVLPDIHEQPQDNCAVKDPVKEEQVVDKQVVPLREILDSSSDGSHKSNNSKKASKNRRTCCCCSISSCCSCCLNCCKCSSCCPNCCSCSNCCKCSSCCPNCCSCPNCCTCSPCCPNSCSGLNCYKCSSCTNCCSCSPCCSCCSTCSSCCPNCCRCPNCCRCSSCCTDCCSCSSFCSCLKSCCCTCCSCLKCCCRCLKSCYRCVKCCCSCCC